A genome region from Micromonospora peucetia includes the following:
- a CDS encoding ABC-F family ATP-binding cassette domain-containing protein, with translation MSATVIVKGLAAGHGDRALFAGLDLVVAPGDVVGLVGPNGAGKSTLLRTLAGLLPVEAGGVTLSPPTASVGHLPQEPERRAGETVRDFLARRTGVTAAQAALDAATAALTEGLPGADDAYAEALERWLALGGADLEERAEQVAAELGLTVDLDHPMTGLSGGQAARAGLASLLLSRYDVFLLDEPTNDLDLAGLERLEEFVTGLRAGTVLVSHDREFLARTVTRVLELDLHQQQVRHYGGGYAGYLEEREVARRHAREDFEEYADTRAGLESRARTQRAWMEKGVKNARRKATDNDKIGRKFRAEATEKQAAKAKQTERLIERLEVVEEPRKEWELRMEIAAAPRAGAVVASLRDAVVRRGDFTLGPVTLQIDWADKVAVTGANGSGKSTLLAALLGRLPLDSGHAALGPGVVVGEVDQARGLFLGDVPLIDAFGAAVPQLSPADARTLLAKFGLRAGHVLRPAATLSPGERTRAALALLQGRGVNLLVLDEPTNHLDLPAIEQLESALASYPGTLLLVTHDRRMLDAVTTNRRLRVAAGRIAED, from the coding sequence ATGAGTGCGACGGTGATTGTCAAGGGGTTGGCTGCGGGGCACGGGGACCGGGCGTTGTTCGCCGGGCTGGACCTGGTGGTCGCGCCGGGGGACGTGGTGGGGCTGGTCGGGCCGAACGGGGCGGGCAAGTCGACGCTGCTGCGTACCCTCGCCGGGTTGCTGCCGGTGGAGGCCGGCGGCGTCACGCTCAGCCCGCCCACCGCGAGCGTGGGGCACCTGCCGCAGGAACCGGAGCGGCGGGCCGGCGAGACCGTGCGGGACTTCCTGGCCCGGCGCACCGGGGTCACCGCCGCGCAGGCCGCGCTGGACGCGGCGACGGCGGCGCTCACCGAGGGCCTGCCCGGCGCCGACGACGCCTACGCCGAGGCGCTGGAGCGTTGGCTCGCCCTCGGCGGGGCGGACCTGGAGGAACGGGCCGAGCAGGTGGCCGCCGAGCTGGGCCTCACGGTCGACCTGGACCACCCGATGACCGGTCTCTCGGGCGGCCAGGCGGCCCGGGCCGGGTTGGCCTCGCTGCTGCTCAGCCGCTACGACGTCTTCCTGCTCGACGAGCCGACCAACGACCTGGACCTGGCCGGCCTGGAGCGGCTGGAGGAGTTCGTCACCGGGCTGCGCGCCGGCACGGTGCTGGTCAGCCACGACCGGGAGTTCCTCGCCCGCACGGTGACCCGGGTGCTGGAGCTGGACCTGCACCAGCAGCAGGTCCGGCACTACGGGGGCGGTTACGCGGGCTATCTGGAGGAGCGCGAGGTGGCCCGCCGGCACGCCCGCGAGGATTTCGAGGAGTACGCCGACACCCGGGCCGGGCTGGAGTCGCGCGCCCGGACCCAGCGGGCCTGGATGGAGAAGGGCGTCAAGAACGCCCGCCGCAAGGCCACCGACAACGACAAGATCGGCCGCAAGTTCCGCGCCGAGGCGACCGAGAAGCAGGCGGCCAAGGCCAAGCAGACCGAGCGGCTGATCGAGCGGCTGGAGGTGGTCGAGGAGCCGCGCAAGGAGTGGGAGCTGCGGATGGAGATCGCCGCCGCGCCCCGCGCCGGCGCCGTCGTGGCCTCGCTGCGTGATGCCGTCGTACGCCGGGGCGACTTCACCCTCGGCCCGGTGACCCTCCAGATCGACTGGGCCGACAAGGTTGCGGTGACCGGGGCGAACGGCTCCGGCAAGTCGACCCTGCTCGCCGCCCTGCTGGGCCGGCTTCCCCTCGACTCCGGGCACGCCGCGCTCGGCCCGGGCGTGGTGGTCGGCGAGGTGGACCAGGCCCGGGGGCTGTTCCTCGGTGACGTACCGCTGATCGACGCGTTCGGCGCCGCCGTACCGCAGCTGTCGCCGGCGGACGCGCGGACGCTGCTGGCCAAGTTCGGCCTGCGCGCGGGGCACGTGCTGCGGCCGGCGGCGACCCTGTCGCCGGGCGAGCGGACCCGGGCGGCGCTGGCGCTGCTCCAGGGCCGCGGGGTGAACCTGCTGGTGCTGGACGAGCCGACGAACCACCTGGACCTGCCCGCCATCGAGCAGCTGGAATCGGCGCTGGCCAGCTACCCGGGCACGCTGCTGC
- a CDS encoding ROK family protein — MVTTLAIDCGGGGIKASVLDGAGTMRARPLRVPTPYPLPPALFVKTLLELGGRLPAADRLTVGLPGMIRHGVVVATPHYVTRSGPRSKVDPGLVAQWSGYDARTALAEAFGVPALVLNDAEVHGAGVVAGTGCELVLTLGTGLGSALFDGGVLAPHLELSHAPVRWNTTYDTYVGEPERRRLGDAFWSRRIRQVVDGLRPVFRWDRLYLGGGNSRLIRPEQLARMGDDVVVVPNTAGIVGGVRAWELATGRHGASA; from the coding sequence GTGGTGACCACTCTGGCGATCGACTGTGGCGGCGGCGGGATCAAGGCGTCCGTGCTGGACGGGGCGGGCACGATGCGCGCCCGACCGCTGCGGGTGCCCACTCCGTACCCTCTGCCGCCGGCGCTCTTCGTCAAGACGCTGCTGGAGTTGGGCGGCCGGCTGCCCGCGGCGGACCGGCTGACCGTCGGCCTGCCCGGCATGATCCGGCACGGGGTGGTGGTCGCCACCCCGCATTATGTGACCCGCTCCGGCCCTCGTTCGAAGGTCGATCCCGGCCTCGTCGCGCAGTGGTCCGGGTACGACGCGCGGACCGCGCTCGCCGAGGCGTTCGGGGTGCCGGCGCTGGTGCTGAACGACGCCGAGGTGCACGGGGCCGGGGTGGTCGCCGGGACCGGCTGCGAGCTGGTGCTGACCCTCGGCACGGGGCTGGGCAGCGCGCTCTTCGATGGCGGAGTGCTCGCCCCGCACCTGGAGCTGTCCCACGCCCCGGTGCGCTGGAACACCACCTACGACACCTATGTCGGAGAGCCGGAGCGGCGCCGGCTCGGGGACGCGTTCTGGTCCCGCCGGATCCGGCAGGTCGTGGACGGGCTGCGCCCGGTGTTCCGCTGGGACCGGCTCTACCTGGGCGGCGGCAACTCCCGGCTGATCCGTCCCGAGCAACTCGCCCGGATGGGCGACGACGTGGTGGTGGTGCCCAACACCGCCGGCATCGTCGGCGGCGTCCGCGCCTGGGAGTTGGCCACCGGCCGGCACGGCGCCTCCGCCTGA
- a CDS encoding tetratricopeptide repeat protein, giving the protein MDLLTEYRRANMFFEAGDPTGAARLLEPIVEAEPGNASVRQLLARAYFASAQLNRAEAQLRELVDRDPSDHYAHHVLGRTLERLNRHADALRHLRIAAAMHSGNDDYRVALDRVQTRVEDGR; this is encoded by the coding sequence ATGGACCTTCTGACCGAGTACCGGCGGGCGAACATGTTCTTCGAGGCTGGTGACCCGACCGGAGCGGCCCGGCTACTCGAACCGATCGTGGAGGCCGAGCCCGGCAACGCCTCGGTGCGGCAGCTGCTGGCCCGGGCGTACTTCGCCTCGGCCCAGCTCAACCGGGCCGAGGCGCAGCTGCGGGAACTGGTCGACCGGGATCCCAGCGATCACTACGCCCACCACGTGCTGGGCCGCACGCTGGAACGGCTCAACCGGCACGCCGACGCGCTGCGGCACCTGCGCATCGCGGCGGCGATGCACAGCGGCAACGACGACTACCGCGTCGCCCTGGACCGGGTGCAGACCCGGGTCGAGGACGGCCGCTGA
- a CDS encoding Smr/MutS family protein, with translation MKLKLDLHDIFNKGHDIDRALRGIMDEAVAKKATLVEIIPGKGSGQLKKRVLRFLDQKDVKQLYHRVEKDSKNFGRVFIHFRWK, from the coding sequence GTGAAGCTGAAGCTGGATCTGCACGACATCTTCAACAAGGGCCACGACATCGACCGGGCGCTGCGCGGGATCATGGACGAGGCGGTGGCGAAGAAGGCCACCCTCGTCGAGATCATCCCCGGCAAGGGTTCCGGCCAGCTCAAGAAGCGGGTGCTGCGGTTCCTGGACCAGAAGGACGTCAAGCAGCTCTACCACCGCGTCGAGAAGGACTCGAAGAACTTCGGCCGCGTCTTCATCCACTTCCGCTGGAAGTAG
- a CDS encoding NAD(P)-dependent oxidoreductase, which produces MTTNDSVRVSVLGLGAMGSALAAALVTAGHETTVWNRSAGRADDLAAQGAQVAATAGDAVQASHLVIACLLDHASVREVLDPLAGHLAGRTLVNVTTTTPNQSREMAAWATEAGITYLDGGIMAVPQMIGQPGSSLLYSGSADAFHQYRPLLDRWGTSTYHGEDPGLASLYDLALLAGMYVMFAGFMHGAAMVAPAGMTASRFADMAVPLLTAMTNGLHEYAAVIDGGDYTVAGQQSLEFSDLTDILNASAEQGVSTEVVDMVQRLLRRQIDAGHGTEGFARIIESIKNPC; this is translated from the coding sequence ATGACTACCAACGACAGCGTCCGGGTGAGCGTTCTCGGGCTGGGCGCGATGGGCAGCGCTCTCGCCGCCGCCCTGGTGACGGCCGGCCACGAGACGACAGTCTGGAACCGCTCGGCGGGCAGGGCGGACGACCTCGCCGCTCAGGGCGCGCAGGTCGCCGCCACAGCAGGCGACGCCGTCCAGGCCAGCCATCTGGTGATCGCATGCCTGCTGGATCACGCGTCGGTCCGCGAGGTGCTCGACCCGCTCGCCGGCCACCTGGCCGGACGGACCCTGGTCAACGTGACCACGACGACACCGAACCAGTCACGCGAGATGGCGGCCTGGGCCACCGAAGCGGGCATCACGTACCTGGACGGCGGCATCATGGCCGTGCCGCAGATGATCGGGCAGCCCGGATCATCCCTGCTCTACAGCGGGTCGGCCGACGCCTTCCACCAGTACCGGCCGCTGCTCGACCGGTGGGGAACCAGCACGTACCACGGCGAGGATCCCGGGCTGGCGTCCCTGTACGACCTCGCCCTGCTCGCGGGCATGTACGTCATGTTCGCCGGATTCATGCACGGCGCCGCCATGGTCGCGCCGGCCGGCATGACGGCCAGCAGGTTCGCCGACATGGCCGTGCCCCTGCTGACCGCCATGACCAACGGCCTCCACGAGTACGCCGCGGTCATCGACGGCGGGGACTACACCGTCGCGGGGCAGCAGAGCCTGGAGTTCTCCGACCTCACCGACATCCTGAACGCCAGCGCCGAGCAGGGCGTCAGCACCGAGGTCGTCGACATGGTCCAGCGCCTCCTGCGGCGGCAGATCGACGCGGGCCACGGAACGGAGGGCTTCGCCAGGATCATCGAGAGCATCAAGAACCCCTGCTAG
- a CDS encoding M28 family peptidase codes for MGAPPIRPADRALARPRRRLVAAVAALAALVAVGAGTLFDLRTPAPRPADAPPGEFSAARAYEHVEVVAARAHVAGSPANDQVRVHVEGVLRGLGLETEVQDTVAPEAGQLSGAAGGATLARVRNVVARLPGTAPTGKVFLVAHYDSVQSGPGGNDDAAGTSAILEVARALAAGPRPRNDIVFVLTDAEEACLCGAAAFASSHPLAADGGVVLNLEARGSTGPVIMFETSRNNAALVDAFGRAAPHPVGTSFAVEIYRALPNDTDFTAFLDADFVGLNSAYIDGGAIYHTPLDTPAAMDRASLQHHGDNALGLAREFGRVDLTALDSGHDATYFPVPGGLVRYPGWLVLPLALLALAAVVALGWLARRRGRVTGGRLAAGFGLALLPIVLAPLAAQLLWAAITAIRPGYAELLDPYRPTWYRLAVVALAAAVLFTWYALTRRRVGPAALAIGGLGWLAVLGVLLAVLVPGGAYLVTIPALAGALAGLAALGTRIDGPWPVVASALAAAVAVVILLPTVVLLFPALGMAMGGVAALVAVLLGLAALPVVDLLHPQAGGQRGMVAVRARRLGALPAVAATLAAVVLAGTGLAVDRFDATHPAPSHLMYALDAGTGQARWLSHEENPQPWTDGYVDGVTEVADFPGLGDAELRAGPAQAANLPAPKLEVLADTTAGTERTLRLRLVPQRQVRLTTLHVDTETATVLRAEVAGRPVPVEGGAGRWGFGVVFHAPPPEGVEVTLTVAPKAGQVALRAMDASDGLDALPGFRPRPPDVGIVGSHSSEMLAVARTYPL; via the coding sequence GTGGGCGCACCCCCCATCCGCCCCGCCGACCGCGCGCTGGCCCGGCCCCGTCGCCGGCTGGTCGCCGCCGTGGCGGCGCTCGCCGCGCTCGTCGCCGTCGGCGCCGGCACCCTGTTCGACCTGCGCACCCCCGCACCGCGCCCGGCCGACGCGCCGCCGGGCGAGTTCAGCGCCGCCCGGGCGTACGAACACGTCGAGGTCGTCGCCGCGCGGGCGCACGTGGCGGGCAGCCCGGCCAACGACCAGGTCCGCGTACACGTCGAGGGGGTGCTGCGCGGCCTCGGCCTGGAGACCGAGGTGCAGGACACCGTCGCGCCCGAGGCCGGCCAGCTCAGCGGGGCGGCCGGCGGGGCCACCCTGGCCCGGGTCCGCAACGTGGTGGCCCGGCTGCCCGGCACCGCCCCCACCGGCAAGGTCTTCCTCGTCGCGCACTACGACTCGGTGCAGTCCGGGCCGGGCGGCAACGACGACGCCGCCGGCACCTCGGCCATCCTGGAGGTGGCCCGCGCGCTGGCCGCCGGCCCCCGGCCCCGCAACGACATCGTCTTCGTGCTCACCGACGCCGAGGAGGCGTGCCTGTGCGGGGCGGCGGCGTTCGCGTCCAGCCACCCGCTGGCCGCCGACGGCGGCGTGGTGCTCAACCTGGAGGCACGCGGCTCCACCGGCCCGGTGATCATGTTCGAGACCTCGCGGAACAACGCCGCCCTGGTGGACGCCTTCGGCCGGGCCGCGCCGCACCCCGTGGGCACCTCGTTCGCGGTGGAGATCTACCGGGCGTTGCCCAACGACACCGACTTCACCGCGTTCCTCGACGCCGACTTCGTCGGGCTCAACTCGGCGTACATCGACGGCGGGGCGATCTACCACACCCCGCTGGACACCCCCGCCGCCATGGACCGGGCCAGCCTCCAGCACCACGGCGACAACGCCCTCGGCCTCGCCCGCGAGTTCGGCCGGGTCGACCTGACCGCGCTGGACTCCGGGCACGACGCCACCTACTTCCCGGTCCCGGGCGGGCTGGTCCGCTACCCCGGCTGGCTGGTCCTGCCGCTGGCGTTGCTCGCGCTCGCCGCCGTGGTGGCCCTCGGCTGGCTCGCCCGGCGGCGGGGCCGCGTCACCGGGGGCCGGCTCGCCGCCGGCTTCGGGCTGGCGCTGCTGCCGATCGTGCTCGCCCCGCTCGCCGCGCAACTGCTCTGGGCGGCGATCACCGCGATCCGGCCCGGCTACGCCGAGTTGCTCGACCCGTACCGGCCGACCTGGTACCGGCTTGCCGTGGTGGCGCTCGCCGCCGCCGTCCTGTTCACCTGGTACGCGCTGACCCGCCGCCGGGTCGGCCCGGCCGCGCTCGCGATCGGCGGGCTGGGCTGGCTGGCCGTGCTCGGGGTGCTGCTCGCCGTGCTGGTGCCCGGCGGGGCGTACCTGGTCACCATCCCGGCCCTGGCCGGCGCGCTGGCCGGGCTGGCCGCGCTGGGCACGCGGATCGACGGCCCGTGGCCGGTGGTGGCATCGGCCCTGGCCGCCGCGGTGGCCGTGGTGATCCTGCTGCCCACCGTCGTCCTGCTCTTCCCGGCGCTCGGCATGGCGATGGGCGGGGTCGCCGCGCTGGTCGCGGTGCTGCTCGGCCTGGCCGCGCTGCCGGTGGTCGACCTGCTGCACCCGCAGGCCGGCGGCCAGCGGGGCATGGTCGCCGTGCGCGCCCGCCGGCTCGGCGCACTGCCGGCCGTCGCCGCCACGCTGGCGGCCGTGGTCCTCGCCGGGACCGGACTCGCCGTCGACCGCTTCGACGCCACGCACCCCGCGCCCAGTCACCTGATGTACGCCCTCGACGCCGGCACCGGCCAGGCCCGCTGGCTCAGCCACGAGGAGAATCCGCAGCCCTGGACCGACGGCTACGTCGACGGGGTGACCGAGGTCGCCGACTTCCCCGGGCTGGGCGACGCCGAGTTGCGCGCCGGTCCGGCGCAGGCGGCGAACCTGCCCGCCCCGAAGCTGGAGGTGCTCGCCGACACCACCGCCGGCACCGAGCGCACCCTGCGCCTGCGACTCGTCCCCCAGCGCCAGGTGCGCCTGACCACCCTGCATGTGGACACGGAGACGGCGACGGTGCTGCGGGCGGAGGTGGCCGGCCGCCCGGTCCCGGTGGAGGGCGGCGCGGGCCGCTGGGGCTTCGGCGTGGTCTTCCACGCCCCGCCGCCGGAGGGCGTCGAGGTGACCCTGACCGTCGCGCCGAAGGCGGGGCAGGTGGCGCTACGCGCGATGGACGCCAGCGACGGCCTGGACGCCCTGCCCGGCTTCCGGCCCCGCCCGCCCGACGTCGGGATCGTCGGCTCGCACAGCTCGGAGATGCTGGCCGTGGCCCGCACCTATCCGCTCTGA
- a CDS encoding PP2C family protein-serine/threonine phosphatase: MGRHPNLPPGERLRVLLVEDDEGDAFLVGELLAETNSMIELLVATSLSEARRRVMGVDCVLLDLGLPDAQGLDGLRQVLEMSSGAAVCVLTGRSDEHLGIVAVAEGAQDYLVKGQVDGVLLTRALRYAVERKRADENARRLREVELRQAESARLERGLLPQPLMTTDQVAVHTFYRPGRYAALIGGDFYDVVQTRPDRVDLIVGDVCGHGVDEAALGVELRVAWRALILAGVPDDEVLPALEQVLMSERRLQEIFATVATVRLDLDANRATVRLAGHPPPLLLAGGRVLPVPAPGGRLLGVRPRRPVAYDLEFDTDDWSLLMYTDGLIEGRIGEGDERLDVPGLSGLLADPATRAVPLAELPAWLVGRAEQLNGGPFADDVAMLLVSRGGGR, translated from the coding sequence ATGGGACGTCATCCGAACCTGCCTCCCGGCGAGCGGCTGCGGGTCCTGCTGGTCGAGGACGACGAGGGCGACGCCTTCCTGGTCGGTGAGTTGCTCGCCGAGACCAATTCGATGATCGAACTGCTGGTGGCGACCAGCCTCAGCGAGGCGCGGCGGCGCGTGATGGGCGTCGACTGCGTCCTGCTCGACCTGGGCCTGCCCGACGCGCAGGGCCTCGACGGGCTGCGTCAGGTGCTGGAGATGTCCAGCGGCGCCGCGGTCTGCGTGCTGACCGGCCGCTCCGACGAGCACCTCGGCATCGTCGCGGTCGCCGAGGGCGCCCAGGACTACCTGGTCAAGGGTCAGGTCGACGGGGTGCTGCTGACCCGGGCGCTGCGCTACGCGGTGGAGCGTAAGCGGGCCGACGAGAACGCCCGGCGGCTGCGTGAGGTCGAGTTGCGCCAGGCCGAGTCGGCCCGCCTCGAACGGGGCCTGCTGCCCCAACCGCTGATGACCACGGACCAGGTCGCGGTGCACACCTTCTACCGGCCCGGCCGGTACGCCGCCCTGATCGGCGGCGACTTCTACGACGTGGTGCAGACCCGGCCCGACCGGGTCGACCTGATCGTCGGTGACGTCTGCGGGCACGGCGTGGACGAGGCGGCCCTCGGCGTGGAGCTCCGGGTCGCCTGGCGGGCGCTGATCCTCGCCGGGGTGCCCGACGACGAGGTGCTCCCGGCGCTGGAGCAGGTGCTGATGAGCGAGCGCCGGCTTCAGGAGATCTTCGCGACCGTCGCCACCGTACGGCTGGACCTCGACGCCAACCGGGCCACCGTCCGACTGGCCGGGCACCCGCCGCCGCTGCTGCTGGCCGGGGGCCGGGTGCTGCCGGTTCCGGCGCCCGGTGGCCGGCTGCTCGGCGTACGACCTCGCCGACCCGTGGCCTACGACCTGGAGTTCGACACCGATGACTGGTCCCTGCTGATGTACACCGACGGACTGATCGAGGGCCGGATCGGCGAGGGCGACGAGCGCCTCGACGTGCCCGGCCTCAGCGGACTGCTCGCCGACCCGGCGACCCGCGCGGTGCCGCTCGCCGAGCTGCCGGCCTGGCTGGTCGGGCGTGCCGAGCAGCTCAACGGCGGTCCGTTCGCCGACGACGTCGCCATGCTGCTGGTCAGCCGGGGCGGTGGCCGGTGA
- a CDS encoding sensor histidine kinase, whose product MTAVRDWTLRRRVITLLTVVAVLLLGLAAGEVALAAKNRSHIDAILNKTGPLRVQAQELLNALLDQETAVRGYAVSGNPADLAPYDAGRKREQNLVASMQRLVGDYPELREEIRIVEQRAEAWRQTVAVPVVTTTDQSGTTAGQALITDEAREQFDEVRGAVDHLQQVIFEARQRSAEDVQRTSNLLVVLLIVAVGVVIIAGTLMLVSLDKMVIRPLTGLADQVREVAEGDYQHGIAGSGPPEFVRLAEDVDAMRRKIAKDLAEVREARERIEWVNSQLQKQAEELTRSNRDLEQFAYVASHDLQEPLRKVASFCQLLQRRYSGQLDERADQYIAFAVDGAQRMQRLINDLLAFSRIGRLTTGFTEVDMNKVMGDVAGQTEAARQYADAELTWDELPVIRGEEPLLTNLLANLVSNSIKFRRPDVPAKVHISARLVGDEWEISCQDNGIGIEPEFADKIFVIFQRLHAKDAYPGTGIGLAIVKKIVEYHGGRVWVDTDTEEGTAIRFTLPALPGDVESAAAAPDEPADEPATGEAGTGDGGEPAGEPGTGTPAQAGGRLDETDATDGPDRAPEGGRTGDMRETVG is encoded by the coding sequence GTGACCGCCGTCCGCGACTGGACCCTGCGCCGGCGGGTCATCACGCTGCTCACCGTCGTCGCCGTGCTCCTGCTCGGCCTGGCCGCCGGCGAGGTGGCCCTGGCAGCGAAGAACCGGTCGCACATCGACGCGATCCTGAACAAGACCGGCCCGCTGCGGGTGCAGGCGCAGGAGTTGCTGAACGCGCTGCTGGACCAGGAGACGGCGGTCCGCGGTTACGCGGTGAGTGGCAACCCGGCCGACCTGGCGCCGTACGACGCCGGCCGCAAGCGCGAGCAGAACCTGGTCGCCTCGATGCAGCGGCTGGTCGGCGACTACCCGGAGCTTCGGGAGGAGATCCGGATCGTCGAACAGCGGGCCGAGGCGTGGCGCCAGACGGTGGCGGTGCCGGTGGTCACCACGACGGACCAGAGCGGCACCACCGCCGGGCAGGCGCTCATCACCGACGAGGCCCGGGAGCAGTTCGACGAGGTTCGCGGCGCCGTCGACCACCTCCAGCAGGTGATCTTCGAGGCCCGGCAGCGCAGCGCCGAGGACGTCCAGCGGACCAGCAACCTGCTGGTCGTCCTGCTGATCGTCGCCGTCGGGGTGGTGATCATCGCCGGCACCCTGATGCTGGTCTCGCTGGACAAGATGGTGATCCGCCCGCTGACCGGGCTCGCCGACCAGGTCCGGGAGGTGGCCGAGGGCGACTATCAGCACGGCATCGCCGGTTCCGGCCCGCCCGAGTTCGTCCGGCTCGCCGAAGACGTGGACGCGATGCGGCGCAAGATCGCCAAGGACCTGGCCGAGGTACGGGAGGCCCGGGAGCGGATCGAGTGGGTCAACAGCCAGCTCCAGAAGCAGGCCGAGGAACTCACCCGATCCAACCGTGACCTGGAGCAGTTCGCGTACGTCGCCTCGCACGACCTCCAGGAGCCGCTGCGCAAGGTGGCCAGCTTCTGCCAGCTCCTTCAGCGCCGATACTCCGGGCAGTTGGACGAGCGGGCCGACCAGTACATCGCGTTCGCGGTCGACGGCGCGCAGCGAATGCAGCGCCTGATCAACGATCTGCTCGCCTTCTCCCGGATCGGCCGGCTCACCACCGGCTTCACCGAGGTCGACATGAACAAGGTCATGGGCGACGTGGCCGGCCAGACCGAGGCGGCCCGGCAGTACGCCGACGCGGAGCTGACCTGGGACGAGCTGCCGGTCATCCGTGGCGAGGAGCCGTTGCTGACCAACCTGCTGGCCAACCTGGTCAGCAACTCGATCAAGTTCCGCCGCCCCGACGTGCCCGCGAAGGTGCACATCTCGGCCCGCCTGGTGGGCGACGAGTGGGAGATCAGCTGCCAGGACAACGGCATCGGGATCGAGCCGGAGTTCGCCGACAAGATCTTCGTCATCTTCCAGCGGCTGCACGCCAAGGACGCGTACCCGGGCACCGGGATCGGGCTGGCGATCGTCAAGAAGATCGTTGAATACCATGGCGGTCGGGTCTGGGTGGACACCGACACCGAGGAGGGCACGGCGATCCGCTTCACCCTCCCGGCGCTGCCCGGGGACGTCGAGTCGGCGGCTGCGGCACCGGACGAGCCGGCCGACGAGCCGGCGACCGGCGAGGCCGGGACCGGGGACGGCGGGGAGCCCGCCGGGGAGCCCGGGACGGGCACCCCGGCGCAGGCCGGCGGACGCCTCGACGAGACGGACGCCACGGATGGGCCCGACCGGGCACCGGAAGGCGGTAGAACGGGTGACATGAGGGAGACAGTGGGATGA
- a CDS encoding response regulator has translation MTAPADGKSPIEVLLVEDDPGDVLMTQEAFEEHKLRNRLTVVSDGAEALSYLRREGQYADAVQPDLILLDLNLPRRDGREVLEEIKSDEQLCRIPVVVLTTSQADEDILRSYQLHANAYVAKPVDFERFISVVRQIDEFFVSVVKLPPRG, from the coding sequence ATGACCGCGCCGGCGGACGGCAAGAGCCCGATCGAGGTCCTGCTGGTCGAGGACGACCCGGGCGACGTGTTGATGACCCAGGAGGCGTTCGAGGAGCACAAGCTCCGTAACCGGCTGACCGTCGTCTCCGACGGCGCCGAGGCGCTGTCCTACCTGAGGCGCGAGGGCCAGTACGCCGACGCGGTGCAGCCGGACCTGATCCTGCTCGACCTGAACCTTCCCCGCCGCGACGGGCGGGAGGTGCTGGAGGAGATCAAGTCCGACGAGCAGCTCTGCCGGATCCCGGTCGTGGTGCTGACGACCTCCCAGGCCGACGAGGACATTCTGCGCAGCTACCAGTTGCACGCCAACGCGTACGTGGCCAAGCCGGTGGACTTCGAGCGCTTCATCTCGGTGGTCCGGCAGATCGACGAGTTCTTCGTCAGCGTGGTCAAGCTGCCGCCGCGTGGCTGA
- a CDS encoding inositol monophosphatase family protein translates to MADTLLDDVGGLLRETADQVVLPLFRKLDDADISEKAEGELVTVADRRAEEMISAALRRLRPGSVVVGEEAVAEDPALLDHLHGSGDVWLVDPVDGTSNFAAGRQPFALMVALLTDGEPAAAWVLDPLAGTLAVARSGEGTWLDGRPLWTGDRTPALGALRGAAMSHALPSASRALVEAGGARLGELLPGQHCAGREYLDVLTGDQDFVLFWRTLPWDHAPGSLLVRAAGGVARRFDGTDYRPGDGGHGLLVAASEQIWTDVREGLLGAA, encoded by the coding sequence GTGGCTGACACCCTGCTCGACGACGTCGGTGGTCTGCTGCGTGAGACCGCCGACCAGGTCGTGCTTCCGCTGTTCCGCAAGCTCGACGACGCCGACATCAGCGAGAAGGCGGAGGGGGAACTCGTCACGGTCGCCGACCGCCGCGCCGAGGAGATGATCTCGGCGGCGCTGCGCCGGCTGCGGCCCGGCTCGGTGGTGGTGGGCGAGGAGGCGGTTGCCGAGGACCCGGCCCTGCTGGACCACCTGCACGGCTCCGGCGACGTCTGGCTGGTCGACCCGGTCGACGGCACGTCGAACTTCGCCGCTGGCCGGCAGCCGTTCGCGCTGATGGTGGCGCTGCTGACCGACGGGGAGCCGGCCGCCGCCTGGGTGCTCGACCCGCTCGCCGGCACGCTGGCGGTCGCCCGGTCGGGCGAGGGGACCTGGCTCGACGGCCGGCCGCTGTGGACCGGCGACCGTACGCCCGCGCTCGGCGCGCTGCGCGGCGCCGCGATGTCGCACGCCCTGCCGTCCGCGTCACGGGCGCTTGTCGAGGCGGGCGGCGCGCGGCTCGGCGAACTGCTTCCCGGCCAGCACTGCGCCGGCCGGGAATACCTGGACGTGCTCACCGGCGACCAGGACTTCGTGCTCTTCTGGCGCACCCTGCCGTGGGACCACGCCCCGGGCAGCCTGCTGGTCCGAGCGGCCGGTGGAGTGGCCCGGCGCTTCGACGGCACCGACTACCGCCCGGGGGACGGGGGGCACGGCCTCCTGGTCGCCGCGAGCGAACAGATCTGGACGGACGTACGCGAGGGATTGCTCGGCGCTGCGTGA